From Bacillota bacterium, one genomic window encodes:
- the murG gene encoding undecaprenyldiphospho-muramoylpentapeptide beta-N-acetylglucosaminyltransferase, whose protein sequence is MKVLLAGGGTGGHIFPAITIAQTLREQYGDVDVLFVGAQGGLEATLVPKAGFPFVGVPARYLRRELSAEVFRTAWTAWRGFAEAWRIVGRFRPDVAVGTGGYVSGPVIAAAALRRVPVVLQEQNALPGLTTRLLARAARRIALGSAAASGYFPSDGRAVVTGNPIRRDILRATRDEALAAFGLDPRKKTLLVFGGSQGGRTINRAMIEAAPALLRRGDVQIIQQTGPAHFAEVVEAAGAVRRGEERAAAGDWHILSFIYDMPKAYAAADLVLCRAGAITLAEITAKGLPAVLVPYPFAAERHQDANAAELAQAGAALVVPDAELTGQRLLATVQPLLDDDERRRRMGEAARRLGRPDAAERIAALIREAARKPDR, encoded by the coding sequence ATGAAAGTGCTGCTGGCCGGCGGAGGAACCGGCGGCCACATTTTCCCGGCCATTACCATCGCGCAAACGTTGCGGGAGCAGTACGGAGACGTCGACGTGCTGTTCGTGGGAGCGCAGGGCGGGCTGGAGGCGACGCTGGTGCCGAAAGCCGGCTTTCCGTTCGTCGGCGTGCCGGCCCGCTACTTGCGCCGTGAGCTGTCGGCTGAGGTGTTCCGGACGGCGTGGACGGCTTGGCGCGGGTTCGCCGAGGCGTGGCGCATCGTGGGCCGCTTCCGCCCCGACGTGGCGGTGGGCACGGGCGGCTACGTGTCCGGCCCCGTCATTGCCGCCGCGGCCCTGCGGCGGGTGCCCGTCGTCTTGCAGGAGCAGAACGCCCTGCCGGGACTGACGACGCGGCTGCTGGCGCGCGCCGCACGGCGCATCGCCTTAGGGTCGGCGGCCGCGTCCGGCTACTTTCCATCGGATGGTCGCGCCGTCGTGACGGGAAATCCTATCCGCCGCGACATTTTGCGGGCCACGCGGGATGAGGCGCTCGCGGCGTTCGGGCTTGATCCCCGCAAGAAGACGTTGCTGGTGTTCGGCGGCAGCCAAGGCGGCCGCACCATCAACCGGGCGATGATAGAGGCGGCTCCGGCGTTGCTGCGGCGCGGCGATGTGCAAATTATTCAGCAGACGGGTCCTGCTCACTTCGCCGAGGTGGTGGAGGCCGCGGGCGCCGTTCGCCGCGGGGAGGAACGTGCGGCGGCGGGCGATTGGCATATCTTGTCGTTCATTTACGACATGCCGAAAGCCTACGCCGCGGCGGACCTGGTGCTGTGCCGGGCAGGCGCCATCACGCTGGCCGAAATTACCGCCAAGGGGCTGCCGGCCGTGCTGGTGCCGTATCCGTTTGCGGCCGAACGGCACCAGGACGCCAACGCGGCCGAACTGGCCCAGGCCGGCGCGGCATTGGTCGTGCCGGACGCGGAGTTGACCGGACAGCGTCTGCTGGCCACGGTGCAGCCGCTGCTGGACGACGACGAGCGCCGCCGGCGCATGGGCGAAGCCGCACGCCGGCTGGGGCGGCCCGACGCCGCGGAACGGATCGCGGCGCTCATCCGTGAGGCCGCGCGCAAGCCGGACCGCTAG
- the ftsW gene encoding putative lipid II flippase FtsW has translation MKSHAQRPDVLIVAAVVLLLALGVVTVMSAASVTDLLQYNDPYYHVKRQLVWAVLGVIAMTVLARVDYRLLRALTLPALAGAFLLLVLVLFVGSAAGGARRWLGFGFISVQPSEVAKLALVMYTAAYVAQRRNDMHRFFSGLLPPLVITGAACLLILLEPDFGTAAMIALIVVVMLYAGGASPGQLLAVGVAAAPLAAYLIVSEPYRLRRLLAFVDPWADRMDSGWNVVQSLLAIGSGGLFGLGLGESRQKYLYVPEQHTDFIFAILGEELGFVGTTTVLLLFALLGWRGLRAAMRAPDMYGTMLAVGITAMIVLQAFVNIGVVTGSLPTTGITLPFISVGGSSLVVTMAGVGVLLNISSQGTKV, from the coding sequence ATGAAATCGCACGCGCAGCGGCCCGACGTCTTGATCGTGGCGGCCGTGGTGCTGCTGCTGGCGCTGGGCGTCGTCACCGTCATGAGCGCGGCGTCGGTTACGGACCTGCTGCAGTACAACGATCCGTACTACCACGTGAAACGGCAGCTGGTCTGGGCTGTTTTGGGCGTCATCGCCATGACGGTGCTCGCGCGAGTCGACTACCGGCTGTTGCGCGCGCTGACGCTGCCCGCCTTGGCTGGAGCGTTTCTGCTGCTGGTGCTGGTGCTCTTCGTCGGCTCCGCGGCCGGCGGCGCCCGCCGTTGGCTCGGTTTCGGCTTTATCAGCGTCCAGCCGTCGGAAGTGGCCAAACTGGCTCTCGTCATGTATACGGCGGCGTACGTGGCGCAGAGGCGAAATGACATGCACCGCTTTTTCAGCGGACTGCTGCCGCCCCTGGTCATCACCGGCGCCGCGTGTCTCTTGATCCTGCTGGAACCCGACTTCGGCACGGCGGCCATGATCGCGCTGATCGTGGTCGTCATGCTGTACGCGGGCGGCGCGTCGCCGGGGCAGCTGCTGGCTGTGGGCGTGGCCGCGGCGCCTCTGGCGGCGTACCTGATCGTGTCTGAGCCGTACCGGCTGCGGCGCCTTTTGGCCTTCGTCGATCCCTGGGCGGATCGGATGGACAGCGGGTGGAACGTGGTGCAGTCGCTGCTGGCCATCGGCTCCGGCGGGCTGTTCGGGCTGGGACTGGGCGAAAGCCGCCAAAAGTACTTGTACGTGCCGGAACAACACACCGACTTCATTTTCGCCATCTTGGGCGAAGAACTGGGCTTCGTCGGTACCACCACCGTGCTTCTGCTGTTCGCGCTGCTGGGCTGGCGCGGGCTGCGGGCCGCCATGCGTGCCCCGGACATGTACGGCACCATGCTGGCCGTCGGCATCACGGCTATGATCGTGCTGCAGGCTTTCGTGAACATCGGCGTCGTCACGGGCTCGCTGCCGACGACGGGCATTACCTTGCCGTTCATCAGCGTCGGCGGCTCATCGCTGGTCGTGACGATGGCCGGCGTTGGGGTCTTGCTCAACATTTCCAGTCAAGGAACGAAAGTCTAG